The DNA window ACGCTGCGGGTTTGCACCAGCGTCACCTCCAGGGTGGAGCCGCCACCGGGTTTGTCCGCGGTGAAGCCGATGCCGAGAATCACGATGGCATGCACCAGCACGGCAAAAAACAGCGTGGTGATGAGGCGGTCGCGCGCTGCGATGTGAGGCGTCTGCGGCACGGCGGCGTTCATGTGCGTGAAACCCCGCGACGCTTGCGCGCGATAACATCCATCAATTGGCCGGCGATATCCAGGCCGTAGAGTTTGTCGAGCTCGCGTGCGCAAGTGGGACTCGTGACATTGATCTCCGTCAGGTAATCGCCGATGACATCCAGGCCCACGAACAGCAAGCCTTTCTGCCTGAGTGCCGGAGCCACTTGCTCGCATATCCAGCGGTCGCGCTTGCTCAAGGGCACGCCCACGCCGTGTCCGCCGGCGGCGAGATTGCCGCGCGCTTCGCCCGGCGCCGGGATGCGCGCCAGGGCGTAGGGCACCGGCTCGCCATCAATCAGCAGGATGCGTTTGTCGCCTTCGCTGATCTGCGGCAAGTATTGTTGTGCCATGCCGAGGCGCGTGCCGTTGTCGGTCAGGGTCTCGAGGACCACCGAGACGTTGGGGTCGTCGTGCGTGAGCACGAACACCGAAGTCCCGCCCATGCCGTCCAGCGGTTTCACCACGATTTTGCCGTGCGCGTGCAGGAAGGCGCGCATTCTCCCCATGTCGCAGGTCATGAGCGTGGGCGGGCAACACTGCGGGAACCACGCGGTGTAGGCCTTCTCATTGGCGTCGCGCAGCGCCTGTGGACGGTTGACCACCAGCAGCCCGGCGTGCTCGGCGCGCTCCAGGATGTAGGTGCTGTAAATGTAGTCCATGTCGAAGGGCGGATCCCGGCGCATCAGCACGACGTCCAGCGCAGCCAACGCCAAGTCCTGTGATTCGCCCCATTGAAA is part of the Gammaproteobacteria bacterium genome and encodes:
- the gshB gene encoding glutathione synthase, producing MPQANIKLGVVMDPIGSIKPAKDTTLAMLLAAQTRGWALHYFEPQDLYLRDGEARARSRLLSVRDTSQNWFQWGESQDLALAALDVVLMRRDPPFDMDYIYSTYILERAEHAGLLVVNRPQALRDANEKAYTAWFPQCCPPTLMTCDMGRMRAFLHAHGKIVVKPLDGMGGTSVFVLTHDDPNVSVVLETLTDNGTRLGMAQQYLPQISEGDKRILLIDGEPVPYALARIPAPGEARGNLAAGGHGVGVPLSKRDRWICEQVAPALRQKGLLFVGLDVIGDYLTEINVTSPTCARELDKLYGLDIAGQLMDVIARKRRGVSRT